The Chiloscyllium punctatum isolate Juve2018m chromosome 30, sChiPun1.3, whole genome shotgun sequence genome includes a region encoding these proteins:
- the LOC140455452 gene encoding class I histocompatibility antigen, F10 alpha chain-like isoform X2 produces the protein MLLILFSISLCFSRVSPKTNVHTGIYTVVSGINDFPEVTNTATVNGVIIASRDSKTQQCIPRQQFMADFFDMNFWDYVTELVNRHANVAKEILSTIMKRTNQTSGIHIFQRITTVEISDDGSIKRSMRFGFDGKDFISLDPDRMRWIAPNPIAVMTKEKWDSDDSWNNYWKIHLEEECVEYLNRYMEAGKDYFRRKVQPEVFISRREPNGQDKPLTLSCLVTGFDPVDIEVTWLRNGEVMSETQSSGVRPNHDGTHQIQKEIEINAGDEDQYSCQIEHSSLAEAQLYQWGSPSRTYTTAPTSDDSSAASS, from the exons ATGTTGCTGATCCTTTTCTCCATCTCCCTGTGTTTTTCCCGGGTCTCTCCCA AGACTAATGTACACACTGGGATTTACACAGTTGTTTCTGGAATTAATGACTTTCCTGAGGTTACAAACACTGCAACAGTCAATGGAGTTATAATAGCTTCTCGTGACAGTAAAACCCAACAGTGCATCCCCAGGCAGCAGTTCATGGCAGATTTCTTCGATATGAATTTCTGGGATTATGTCACAGAGCTAGTGAACAGACATGCAAACGTAGCGAAGGAAATTCTGAGTACAATAATGAAGAGGACAAACCAGACATCTG GAATTCACATTTTTCAACGGATAACTACTGTTGAGATCAGTGATGACGGCAGCATTAAGAGATCGATGAGATTTGGATTTGATGGAAAGGACTTTATCAGCTTAGACCCAGACAGAATGAGATGGATCGCACCCAATCCCATTGCAGTGATGACTAAAGAGAAATGGGATTCTGATGATTCCTGGAACAACTACTGGAAAAtacacctggaagaagaatgtGTTGAATATTTAAACAGATATATGGAAGCTGGAAAGGATTATTTCAGAAGGAAAG TTCAGCCTGAAGTGTTCATCTCCAGGAGGGAGCCCAATGGTCAGGACAAGCCGCTCACTCTCTCCTGCCTGGTCACTGGGTTTGATCCTGTAGACATCGAGGTGACCTGGCTAAGGAATGGAGAGGTCATGTCTGAGACCCAATCCTCGGGGGTTCGACCGAACCACGATGGGACCCATCAGATCCAGAAAGAGATTGAGATCAATGCTGGGGATGAGGATCAATACTCCTGTCAAATTGAACACAGCAGCCTGGCAGAGGCCCAGCTCTATCAGTGGG GTTCACCAAGCAGGACCTACACAACAGCTCCCA CTTCTGATGACTCTAGTGCAGCTTCTTCATGA
- the LOC140455452 gene encoding class I histocompatibility antigen, F10 alpha chain-like isoform X1: MLLILFSISLCFSRVSPKTNVHTGIYTVVSGINDFPEVTNTATVNGVIIASRDSKTQQCIPRQQFMADFFDMNFWDYVTELVNRHANVAKEILSTIMKRTNQTSGIHIFQRITTVEISDDGSIKRSMRFGFDGKDFISLDPDRMRWIAPNPIAVMTKEKWDSDDSWNNYWKIHLEEECVEYLNRYMEAGKDYFRRKVQPEVFISRREPNGQDKPLTLSCLVTGFDPVDIEVTWLRNGEVMSETQSSGVRPNHDGTHQIQKEIEINAGDEDQYSCQIEHSSLAEAQLYQWENLKSNWLHSHLGSLIASMVILLVVIVGIIGIIIWKWSRRGSPSRTYTTAPTSDDSSAASS; the protein is encoded by the exons ATGTTGCTGATCCTTTTCTCCATCTCCCTGTGTTTTTCCCGGGTCTCTCCCA AGACTAATGTACACACTGGGATTTACACAGTTGTTTCTGGAATTAATGACTTTCCTGAGGTTACAAACACTGCAACAGTCAATGGAGTTATAATAGCTTCTCGTGACAGTAAAACCCAACAGTGCATCCCCAGGCAGCAGTTCATGGCAGATTTCTTCGATATGAATTTCTGGGATTATGTCACAGAGCTAGTGAACAGACATGCAAACGTAGCGAAGGAAATTCTGAGTACAATAATGAAGAGGACAAACCAGACATCTG GAATTCACATTTTTCAACGGATAACTACTGTTGAGATCAGTGATGACGGCAGCATTAAGAGATCGATGAGATTTGGATTTGATGGAAAGGACTTTATCAGCTTAGACCCAGACAGAATGAGATGGATCGCACCCAATCCCATTGCAGTGATGACTAAAGAGAAATGGGATTCTGATGATTCCTGGAACAACTACTGGAAAAtacacctggaagaagaatgtGTTGAATATTTAAACAGATATATGGAAGCTGGAAAGGATTATTTCAGAAGGAAAG TTCAGCCTGAAGTGTTCATCTCCAGGAGGGAGCCCAATGGTCAGGACAAGCCGCTCACTCTCTCCTGCCTGGTCACTGGGTTTGATCCTGTAGACATCGAGGTGACCTGGCTAAGGAATGGAGAGGTCATGTCTGAGACCCAATCCTCGGGGGTTCGACCGAACCACGATGGGACCCATCAGATCCAGAAAGAGATTGAGATCAATGCTGGGGATGAGGATCAATACTCCTGTCAAATTGAACACAGCAGCCTGGCAGAGGCCCAGCTCTATCAGTGGG AAAATCTGAAAAGCAATTGGCTCCATTCCCATCTTGGAAGTCTCATTGCATCAATGGTCATTCTATTGGTTGTTATTGTCGGGATAATCGGAATAATCATCTGGAAATGGTCACGGAGAG GTTCACCAAGCAGGACCTACACAACAGCTCCCA CTTCTGATGACTCTAGTGCAGCTTCTTCATGA